One part of the Tenacibaculum sp. 190130A14a genome encodes these proteins:
- a CDS encoding AraC family transcriptional regulator codes for MKRDSELTANILWIRNSFDKLYFVQVIAYTFISFWVVYKHQSNNLRFVKISKWLKQTLVFFIMIWLMFLTGSLTESLPKISYTFTFIGVLLLLGLSNITLFQLLNHPEFFYNNLTVKLRKETVNTKINKEIYNKLCDLLVKEKLYKKTDLKISDLSDALGESARNVSILINTFYKGNFYDFINFYRIEEAKSLLKNGDEEMTILTILYESGFNSKSAFNAVFKKTVGQTPSNYRKNYISAMYG; via the coding sequence TTGAAACGGGATAGTGAATTAACAGCAAACATTTTATGGATTAGAAATTCTTTTGACAAACTGTATTTTGTGCAAGTGATTGCCTATACATTTATTTCTTTTTGGGTGGTGTACAAGCATCAGAGCAATAACCTAAGGTTTGTGAAAATTTCCAAATGGCTAAAGCAAACTTTGGTTTTCTTTATTATGATTTGGTTGATGTTTCTTACCGGTTCGTTAACGGAAAGCTTACCAAAAATATCTTATACTTTTACATTTATAGGAGTATTACTATTGTTGGGACTGTCCAATATTACCTTATTTCAATTATTAAACCATCCAGAATTTTTCTACAACAATTTAACGGTAAAACTACGAAAGGAAACAGTTAATACTAAAATCAATAAGGAAATCTATAACAAGCTTTGTGATTTGTTGGTAAAGGAAAAGTTATATAAAAAAACAGATTTAAAGATCAGTGATTTATCAGATGCTTTAGGAGAATCTGCCCGAAACGTTTCAATTTTAATAAACACGTTCTATAAAGGTAATTTTTACGACTTTATTAATTTCTATAGAATAGAAGAGGCAAAATCTCTTTTAAAAAATGGGGACGAAGAAATGACAATCCTAACCATTTTATATGAATCTGGATTTAATAGTAAATCTGCTTTTAATGCTGTTTTTAAAAAGACTGTTGGTCAAACACCATCTAATTACAGAAAGAATTATATTTCTGCTATGTACGGATAA
- a CDS encoding DUF2911 domain-containing protein — protein sequence MNKFIAFLFAAFLTQNLMAQFHTLNMPQGSPRVQETQKLGVTEITLDYGSPALRNRNVWNNPNIIPQNGNPIAWRAGANMGTTIEFTTDVLVEGQPLKAGVYGIHIIPDNDTYTLLFAHNYNQWGSYYLDKEKDVSLKVTVNPEPCAKSEQLDYEFLNRTENSLVIGLEWGEKRIPFKVEVDLNTTVVESFRSELRGINTYHWQAWNDAALWCLNHNTNLEEALQWANRSINGGYGGFASDKNLTNMSTKIRLLRKLNRTEEAKTAIAEVKEMNATVYEANGFSRFLLQNGLYQDALEYCNNLLESNPNTWFLELNRGICQYFLNNKKAALKDVRKVLKTAPEQFKTRLNEIIKEIETGTYKLPVN from the coding sequence ATGAATAAGTTCATAGCTTTCCTGTTTGCAGCATTTTTAACGCAGAATTTAATGGCACAATTTCATACCTTAAATATGCCGCAAGGGAGTCCAAGGGTTCAAGAAACCCAAAAATTAGGGGTAACCGAGATCACATTAGATTATGGAAGTCCTGCATTACGTAATAGAAATGTTTGGAACAATCCTAATATTATACCACAGAACGGAAATCCTATAGCTTGGAGAGCAGGAGCCAATATGGGGACAACTATAGAATTTACAACCGATGTGCTAGTTGAAGGACAGCCGTTAAAAGCAGGTGTTTATGGGATTCATATTATTCCTGATAATGACACATATACTTTATTATTTGCTCATAATTACAATCAATGGGGAAGTTATTACTTAGATAAAGAGAAGGATGTAAGCTTAAAAGTAACTGTAAATCCTGAGCCTTGTGCAAAGTCAGAACAGCTAGACTATGAATTCTTAAACAGAACTGAAAACTCATTGGTTATTGGATTAGAATGGGGTGAAAAACGAATTCCATTTAAAGTAGAAGTTGATTTAAATACAACTGTTGTAGAAAGTTTTAGAAGTGAACTACGAGGTATTAATACTTACCATTGGCAAGCATGGAATGATGCTGCTTTATGGTGTTTAAATCACAATACCAACTTAGAAGAAGCTTTGCAATGGGCAAACCGTTCCATTAATGGTGGATATGGTGGTTTTGCTTCTGATAAGAATTTAACGAATATGTCAACTAAGATAAGATTGTTAAGAAAACTAAATAGAACTGAAGAAGCTAAAACTGCCATTGCAGAAGTAAAGGAAATGAATGCGACTGTATATGAGGCAAATGGTTTTAGTAGGTTTTTACTTCAAAATGGTTTATATCAGGATGCATTAGAGTACTGCAATAACTTACTTGAATCAAACCCTAATACATGGTTTTTAGAATTGAATAGAGGTATATGCCAATATTTTCTGAACAATAAGAAAGCTGCGTTAAAAGATGTTAGGAAAGTACTAAAAACAGCGCCAGAACAATTTAAAACCAGATTGAACGAAATTATAAAAGAGATCGAAACAGGAACATATAAATTACCTGTAAACTAA
- a CDS encoding serine aminopeptidase domain-containing protein codes for MKTRHISLIIIMLLAQNILDAQTLRRKGLLGITMQTLNDSIVKQENLKITSGVLINTVMPNSTFFNLGVKEGDVLSKLNGVSVTTVQDVLVITRPLYEGDKIEADYYSENKRRKKTTSLLGRPIEAFKKANVKYSEVIYKDNVLRSILVAPKNIKNPPVVYFLQGYTCGSVETISDQYPMKKLMNDWLEAGFAIYRIEKPGVGDSKSKKHCLQISFNEELKAFQEGYKDLLKQKSIDTDNIFMFGHSMGGVIAPLLNELKAPRGILTYGSIAQNWYDYMVDLYTIQPKHFGVSEEQIKEDNKINLKFNKDFLINKLSGEEILANKSYADFFSANAINFKQNQYIGRHFDFWQNLSDIDIPGAWSKVKTQVLAMHGEFDIQAISPKGAQKIAEIVNKNGGKGDYILINRADHGFVNFNSMQHNVETLGSGNYLNHAINNYSTDLGKETVNWMKSKLEK; via the coding sequence ATGAAAACAAGACACATAAGTCTAATAATTATAATGTTATTGGCACAAAATATTTTAGACGCACAAACCTTAAGAAGAAAAGGTCTTTTAGGTATCACTATGCAAACACTAAACGATAGCATAGTTAAACAAGAAAATTTAAAAATCACCTCTGGAGTACTAATTAATACTGTAATGCCTAACTCAACCTTCTTTAATTTAGGAGTCAAGGAAGGTGATGTACTTTCTAAGTTAAATGGAGTATCAGTTACAACTGTTCAAGATGTATTAGTAATTACTAGACCGCTTTATGAAGGTGATAAAATCGAAGCTGATTATTATTCAGAAAATAAAAGAAGGAAAAAGACAACTTCTTTATTAGGTAGACCAATTGAAGCCTTTAAAAAAGCTAATGTCAAATATAGTGAAGTCATATATAAAGATAATGTACTAAGAAGTATTCTGGTTGCTCCAAAAAATATAAAAAATCCACCAGTTGTATATTTTTTACAAGGTTACACGTGTGGCTCTGTAGAGACAATTTCAGACCAGTACCCTATGAAAAAATTAATGAACGATTGGTTAGAAGCTGGGTTTGCTATTTACCGTATTGAAAAACCTGGAGTTGGAGATAGTAAAAGTAAAAAACATTGTTTGCAAATAAGTTTTAATGAAGAATTAAAGGCGTTTCAAGAAGGTTATAAAGATTTGCTAAAACAAAAATCTATTGATACTGATAACATTTTTATGTTTGGGCATTCTATGGGAGGTGTTATCGCACCACTTTTAAACGAACTTAAAGCACCACGTGGTATTTTAACCTATGGAAGTATTGCTCAAAATTGGTATGATTACATGGTAGATTTGTATACTATTCAACCTAAGCATTTTGGTGTATCTGAAGAACAGATCAAGGAAGACAACAAAATTAACTTAAAATTTAACAAGGATTTTTTAATCAATAAACTATCAGGTGAAGAAATATTGGCTAACAAATCTTATGCAGATTTTTTCAGTGCAAATGCAATCAATTTTAAACAAAACCAATATATAGGTCGTCATTTCGATTTTTGGCAAAACCTCTCTGATATAGATATTCCTGGGGCATGGTCAAAAGTAAAGACTCAGGTTTTAGCAATGCATGGTGAATTTGATATTCAAGCTATAAGTCCAAAAGGAGCCCAAAAGATAGCAGAAATAGTAAATAAGAATGGAGGTAAAGGGGATTATATTTTGATTAATAGAGCAGATCATGGCTTCGTAAACTTTAATTCAATGCAGCATAATGTTGAAACTCTTGGTAGTGGTAACTATTTAAATCACGCCATAAATAATTACAGTACAGATTTAGGAAAAGAAACTGTAAACTGGATGAAATCTAAACTCGAAAAATAG
- a CDS encoding DUF885 domain-containing protein, with protein sequence MNIMESLKKIFFVCTFITFTNVLAQINSVLVCKAEFKNSKLDNAHAGSGFSQSQQFNKVKTDFLKQYPLLRIPNLQINYVNTLNSIKSKDNIAIQKLFFTQLKEELKRIEESKLADNQKVDYNILSYETELNLERIELEKQWSYSSKLDDSRSIFTVQDGKQWYAYLLKRWVDKEVSPEELYKFGLTEIENVKLHMKRLQQASGLSKSDFKKYLSNNEFFFKNPDDVKAAFVTIKKKVAMKANRMFPYINDISDVRIERGTNASLSQVPAYYNNNTFYFNFFDKSFNKRKLGWLYIHEAIPGHHYQFMVNNIVKRTEIQNLFWYPGFAEGWGAYVEYLGNELGVYETIYDEYGKWEWDLIRSVRVSLDVGINYYGWSDQKALEFWKQHIKDQDDIGKREINRMKRWPAQVITYKYGASLFLEFLEKAKRDKNFNFKKFHKEILKNGDIPLSILKKTLTYKPN encoded by the coding sequence ATGAATATTATGGAATCTCTAAAGAAAATATTTTTTGTTTGTACATTCATAACATTTACAAATGTTCTTGCTCAAATTAACTCTGTTTTAGTCTGTAAGGCTGAATTTAAAAACTCAAAGCTTGATAACGCTCATGCAGGAAGTGGTTTTTCACAAAGTCAACAATTTAATAAGGTTAAAACCGATTTTCTAAAACAATATCCCTTATTAAGAATTCCAAACTTGCAAATTAACTATGTGAATACATTAAATAGTATAAAGAGTAAAGATAACATTGCAATTCAAAAACTATTTTTTACTCAATTAAAAGAGGAATTAAAAAGAATAGAGGAGTCTAAACTAGCCGATAATCAAAAAGTCGACTATAATATACTTAGCTATGAAACTGAATTAAACTTAGAAAGAATTGAACTTGAAAAACAATGGAGTTATAGTTCAAAATTAGATGATTCGAGAAGTATTTTCACAGTACAAGATGGAAAGCAATGGTATGCATATTTACTAAAACGTTGGGTAGATAAAGAAGTGTCTCCAGAAGAGTTATATAAGTTTGGTTTGACTGAAATAGAAAACGTCAAATTACATATGAAAAGGCTACAACAAGCATCGGGTTTATCAAAATCAGATTTCAAGAAATACTTAAGTAATAATGAGTTCTTTTTTAAAAATCCAGATGATGTAAAAGCAGCTTTTGTTACTATTAAAAAGAAGGTTGCTATGAAGGCTAATAGGATGTTTCCTTATATAAATGACATTTCAGACGTAAGAATTGAAAGAGGCACTAATGCTTCGCTATCGCAAGTTCCGGCATACTATAACAATAATACATTTTATTTCAATTTTTTTGATAAATCATTTAATAAAAGAAAGTTAGGTTGGTTATATATTCATGAAGCAATTCCAGGTCATCATTATCAGTTTATGGTTAATAATATTGTTAAAAGAACAGAAATTCAAAATCTGTTTTGGTATCCGGGTTTTGCTGAAGGTTGGGGGGCATATGTAGAATATTTGGGTAATGAGTTGGGAGTATACGAAACTATATATGATGAATATGGTAAATGGGAGTGGGATTTAATTCGTTCAGTTAGAGTGTCTTTAGATGTAGGTATTAATTATTATGGATGGTCCGATCAGAAAGCTTTAGAATTTTGGAAACAACATATCAAGGATCAAGATGATATTGGAAAGCGAGAAATTAACAGAATGAAACGTTGGCCAGCTCAAGTAATTACATATAAATATGGAGCCAGTTTATTTTTAGAATTTCTTGAAAAAGCCAAAAGAGATAAAAATTTTAACTTCAAAAAGTTTCATAAAGAAATCCTTAAAAATGGAGATATTCCCTTATCAATTCTTAAAAAAACATTGACATATAAACCTAACTAA
- the mnmE gene encoding tRNA uridine-5-carboxymethylaminomethyl(34) synthesis GTPase MnmE — MIQNDTIVALATPAGIGAIAVIRLSGEKSIEIVNSFFKSIKKDKSLLLQKSHTLHLGHIVHNGITLDQVLVSIFKNPHSYTGENVVEISCHGSSFIQQEIIQLFLKNGCRMADNGEFTMRAFLNGKMDLSQAEAVADVIASNSAASHQVAIQQMRGGITNELKELRAQLLDFAALIELELDFSGEDVEFADRTKFKQLVATISSVLKRLIDSFAFGNAMKNGIPVAIIGEPNVGKSTLLNTLLNEEKAIVSDIAGTTRDAIEDEMIIDGVAFRFIDTAGIRETEDIVENIGIKRAYEKAENAQLVIFLIDSNKYIHSSELFLEEIASIKERFPNKRLLVIANKIDTLSCHDSAVLQSEIDNVILLSAKQKIGVDELKAELTSLVNTGALSNNETIVTNSRHFEALTLALESIESVKNGIELNISSDLFAIDIRECLRHLGNITGEYDVDKDILGHIFGNFCIGK; from the coding sequence ATGATACAAAACGATACTATTGTTGCTTTAGCTACTCCTGCTGGAATTGGAGCTATTGCTGTTATTAGACTTTCTGGTGAAAAATCAATTGAAATTGTAAACTCCTTTTTTAAATCTATAAAAAAAGACAAGTCCTTACTGCTTCAAAAATCACATACTCTTCATTTGGGGCATATTGTACATAATGGTATCACTTTAGATCAGGTTTTAGTATCAATTTTTAAAAATCCGCATTCTTATACTGGTGAAAATGTTGTAGAAATTTCATGCCATGGTTCTAGCTTTATACAGCAAGAAATAATTCAATTGTTTTTAAAAAATGGTTGCCGTATGGCAGACAATGGAGAGTTTACGATGCGTGCTTTTTTAAATGGTAAAATGGATTTAAGTCAAGCCGAAGCTGTTGCTGATGTTATTGCCTCTAATTCAGCAGCCTCTCACCAAGTAGCTATTCAACAAATGCGTGGAGGTATTACCAATGAATTAAAAGAGTTAAGAGCTCAATTGTTAGATTTCGCTGCCTTAATTGAATTAGAATTGGATTTTTCAGGTGAAGATGTTGAATTTGCGGATAGAACAAAATTCAAACAGTTAGTTGCCACGATTTCTTCTGTATTAAAACGTTTGATTGATTCCTTTGCTTTTGGAAATGCCATGAAAAATGGAATTCCTGTAGCCATTATTGGTGAACCTAACGTAGGGAAGTCTACCTTATTGAATACACTTTTAAACGAAGAAAAAGCGATTGTTTCTGACATTGCAGGAACTACGAGAGATGCGATAGAAGATGAAATGATTATTGATGGAGTTGCCTTTCGTTTTATTGATACAGCTGGTATTAGAGAAACAGAAGATATAGTTGAAAACATTGGTATAAAAAGGGCTTATGAAAAAGCTGAAAATGCTCAATTGGTCATTTTTTTAATAGATTCTAATAAGTACATTCATTCAAGTGAGCTGTTCTTAGAAGAAATTGCCTCTATCAAAGAACGCTTTCCTAACAAACGTTTGTTAGTTATTGCGAATAAAATAGATACGTTATCTTGTCATGATTCAGCTGTCTTACAATCTGAAATAGATAATGTAATTTTACTTTCTGCTAAACAAAAAATTGGAGTTGATGAACTAAAAGCTGAACTAACTTCATTAGTAAATACGGGTGCATTAAGTAATAATGAAACTATTGTTACCAATTCGCGTCACTTTGAAGCATTGACTTTAGCTCTAGAAAGTATTGAGTCTGTTAAAAACGGTATTGAACTTAATATCTCTTCTGATTTATTTGCTATAGATATTCGAGAATGTTTACGTCATTTAGGAAATATTACTGGTGAATATGATGTAGACAAAGATATTTTAGGACACATTTTTGGGAATTTCTGTATCGGGAAATAG